Sequence from the Plasmodium berghei ANKA genome assembly, chromosome: 3 genome:
ATCCTCTTGtcattttgtatttttcgATATGCTTTAACACGTGGagtatttgaatttttttctcaatTGATGCGGCATTTGCAGAGGCAGTGTTTGAATTGGCTGTGTTTGAATTGGCTGTGTTTGAATTGACTGTGTCTGTAACGGTTGTGTTTGGACTGGGTGTGCTTTGGGCATTAGGATTTGAATCAGCTGTTCTTTGGTTTTCTGCTGGACATACTCCAAGTTGAGTTACGGTGCTATTAGCTTGGGGTTGTGGATTTTTTGGATCATTTTGATGATTTTCACTTTGGCCACTTACATCTAAATTGCCATAATTTTGGTCATTTTCGTCGTCATTTTTAGCTTCATATCCTTCGTAGTTGTTATAATAAAGACTGTGGTAAAAATTTGAACTGAGTTGTGGAAAGTAAGATTTGTTATCTTCATCAATTAATTGATCGCGATTTTTAATAgcattgttattatttgaatcaCTATCTGGCTCCATATCAATTTTAAATACTATAGCAGTGTGAATAACGTTATGTACACAATTATCTGGACCTAAAACATCAACTTTGAAATTTCCTTCATGACCCCAATAATAACCCCAACTATTTCTTATTAACCAATAAGATCTTTTTTCTCCGCTTTCACTTATATAATTACCATATCCAATAATATTTACAGCATGATCAGGATGGTTATGACCACAAATGTTACTTATATATCTACCATTAAAATCATAATCAATAACACCTTGAGTTTTAATATAAGCTATAACAGATCCTTTATTGCGTATTtctctttttattatatcaatAAATACATTCATGTTTTTAGCAAAAAAACGACTActatatactatatatcCTCTATGCTTGATAAATTGTCcaaacatattattatataataatttagtATTACCCCATAAGTTTGTCCAATCATTTTGTGGATTTGGGCATTTGCCTGATACATTTTTCCATAAATATGGATAATTAGATTCTAAAGgcaaaaatttatttttttctaaaattttTAGAAATTCTAACGGATTTGAACCATCATTACAAATTTCTTCTGCTGTTCTTTTTGAACAATTGGCTACATAAAGTGCTGAACTTCTATTGTGACCATATCCTCTCATACATCTAATAGTTTCTAAATGTAACTTAGATGCAAATAACCAACATAAGGAACAATTACCTTGTTCTTCTACATCTATATTAGATATACAGCTAGTCTTATCTTGCCATCTATCAcaatattcataattaCAATATTTGCTACTATTAAAATATGGAGATTTTAATTTAGCATATTTAATAGCTATAGACATATCAATTATACCATCTTTATCaacaatattttcattttggtTGTCATCAAATAATTCTAAAAGATCGACTCTATCATCTGGATCTTCATCATAAGGTTCTTCATTTTGTCCTATTGCCATTTGATCTTGAGTTACTTCTTCAGGTAATATTAAacctctttttttttcagcCCATTTATTTACATCTTTAAGACATATAGCAGTATTTCtcaattttttgtataaattatgtttgctttcttcttcatttgtttttaaaagtcttaacaaattattaaatatatctattTCATTACCTAATTCAGCATTTTCtaaagttttttttgtatctaattcttttaataatttacaataattaaataattcagCTCTAAGAACATCATCAAAATCATCCATTGTTATTAAACTCaatttttttgcttttttgTCAGCTTTATAAAAGCTATTTAACAATATTTCAATTGATTCTATtaaatcattttctttactATCTTCATCACTTTGAGCAGttacttttatttcatttaaattatttttcatatcaGAAGGTAGGTATTGAAAACATTCATCTGTGGGTTTAGCATTTTGTACTAATAATGTACATTTAAAGCAGTTTTCTATGTTTACATTTCCATTTAAAAAACAGTTCATTGAAATTTTAGAGCATTTTtctacaaaaaaaattaaagaaaattaaaaaaatatatataatataaaacttttcaatacataataatactattaaaaagggaaacaatataaatttgtaactatttcatattacttttattttaacataCCTGGAAtagcattttttaatatataattttttgtttcgaGTAATCCTTGTTTTGGATTTGCCTTATAAACTTGTATGGAAGTAAATGGACGGTCTAATTGTGGAAGTCGGTATTTTCTAACATCTACTACTGAAcctaattttaaaaaaataaaaaatatataaagattttataaaattataaaaacattaatTTAGCTcacaaatattaaataatatacattttttatgaaccCATTTTTGtgtaaaatttatttatatttattttctttagtTTACTTTCTGCATCTGACGTTACAGAAACAGCGGAAAGAATTTGCTTGCTAACTTCATCGTTTGCAAATAAATCAGATGGTGGAGCAAATACTTTCCATTTAAGTATAAGGATGTTATCTTTTACATAAGAAATAAATGCAAAGGCTTTTCCTGGTGCacatttatttcttataGGATGTTGGTGTTCGAAATCTATTCTTACTCCTTCAAAAAATGGTTCTATTTGAATAATCGAAAATGTTGTTAAaccatataataataaatgtggTGAAAATTGAACTCTGAAATATACACCACATAAGCCTATAACTTTTACTCcatcataatttttcattaagtATGATTCCATATCTGTTATGTTGTTGACTTGAGGTGGTGGGGAACGTTTAGCTCTTTTACTTGGAGTTTGTTCTTTTTGTGTAGCTAGGCCTGCCCCCTCTTGAGCTTTGGATACTTCAGGTGCAGGTGGTGTTGCGAGTGCCGaattcacttttttttcgGATGATGATTCTGGTTTTGGGGTGTCTTTTGATGGTGGATTTTCTGAGGGTGTTGGTGATACTTGTTTTCCTGAGGCTGTTTCTGCTGTCTTTTGGGGGGTTACTGGTTCTGACGCTTTGGGGGTTGCTGATTCTGGTTCTTTTGGGGTTGTTGGTTCTGGTTCTTTTGGAGTAGTTGGCGCTGGTTGTGAACCGTTGCTACCTGTTGACCCAAGAGATGAATCACCTGTTGAATCAGAATTTTGACCATTTTCAGGGTTTTCTTTTCCCTTTTGGTCAGTTTGGCCACCTTCATTACCTTTACCTTCACTTTTACCTTTTCCATCTTGTGTACCGGTAACGGTATCGGTACCGCTACCTCCACCCGATAGAGTACCTCCGGAGGACGGCGATTCAATTACTTCATCCGATATAGCATTGTTACATAATAAAAGgcctataaaaaaatatatatatatatatgagtataagatataaattattgattttataaaaacgAAAATAGTTTTATTCACTTAAgaattgtaaaatatatatcgtTGGtctattttaaatattaattaatattgttattttttttgtttcttacatattataaatacaattGATGAGAGACGTgccattttttctttatattttcattaacttatataaaaaatttccttctttttttctttttcacaaaaattattattacataataGGAGAATTACATTAATTACataaatgtaataataataataaatatatgtttctccttatcttttaaaaatactataaatccaaattattttacataaaaaaataaaaatatataattatattttctaacgcattatatctttttttcaacttaaatataaatcattttatattagtcacaaaaaaacaaaaaattcgAAAATCATAACTGGAATAGTtggtaaataaatatattgttttactACACTCGGAGAGTATCAAAAATCATGacttatcatttattttaaaaaaaacaaaatataattttttattattttgtaatttacattttttatatttttcgattcctttttttttatattctattttttaatttcgatttttttatcattttaaaaatatttatctcggtaatttttttttatcacaCTTATTTCTTATCACTTAAGAAAATTGTTcctttttaaaacataaaatatttttagaaaaaactaaacaaataataatttttatttataacatattcaataattttttttgtaaaattaatggaaaataaaaaaaaaaaacaaaaaaatttcaatcttacaaatatgttattattgCTTCATCaatgaaattataatttttattttgttttgtctttataaataataatagtaataaaataatgtaataaataatgataataaaataataataataataataatatgttttttctCCTTAGTTGTGTAACAATAAACTTGTTATAGTACaatgtaaataaatcaaTGTAACTAATATTTTGATCATAATGATTtaagaataaatataaactcataataagttaaaaaataaaaattatgtaaagTTATTTGAGATTGGGGGCATGCTTTTATTaccattttattattttcttaaaattCAATCAgtatattttgattttttcaaagatgataaattaaaaacatacgaaatatttttttaaatttataattaacgTTCTAATTAAATGCCTAAAATAGTATGCATTCACTATTTTGCAAAGTttattgttaaaaaatcatataatacattaaaaacacaataaacattatatatacgcaaaatttatacagtctgttaataaaatatgcaattttttttaaataatatcacAATTctagaaaaatatttactaactattaaaaaaaaaccaaTACCTTTTCATATCGCCATATTAATTGCACATacgtatataatatattagtgtaaatattatacacttaaatatttatgcaaATTTTATACAGCGCAAAAGTTACATTCATTATCAccttttaatttatttaaacaatATCCTGGgtataaattaaaagagCAAGAATCCCAATTGTTTGAACAAAATGTAAcacatttttctttttttgatGAATCTGTGCTCATGGCTCTTGAGCATGAATGTTCTTCTACTTCATCATATGTATTATACTTAATTAAACTTGTTtgaacttttttttttctaataacTTTTAAAACATGGAAAATTTCTGTATTTTGAGTACTATTGGTTTGTCTCTCAGTTGAACCCCCACCATTTTCTGGAGTTTCAACGGTTGTAGATGGATTGGGTTGTACTGATGCGCCAGATTGACCTGGATTATTTTGATGTGATGTGTTATTTCCACCTGAAGGTGTTGGCCCTGATCCGGAAGATGAACCTGAAGGTGTTTGACTTGGTGTGACAGCTGAACTTGGGCATGTTTGGCTTTGTGGGGCTTGACCTTGTGTGGTAGTTGAGGGTTGATTTATTTGTGTTGTTGCGCCTGATGCAAGTTGACTAGTAACCGTATTAATTGTTGTTGCAACTTGATTTGATCCACCGCCAGCAGCATTGGATAATTGTACTGTTTCATCTTGGCCAAATATGGCTGTTTCTGCGTTCGTTTTGCTGACATGATTGTAGTAAAggtttttgtaaaaatttgGAGAGttctttaaataataattgtaaATGGAAGCATCATTGTTGTTTTTTTGAGCAGGTGGTAAATCAAAATCGAAAACAAGTGCAgtatgaataaaattatgttcACAATTTTCTGGAGTTTCTATATCAACTTTAAAGTTTCCTTCATCTGCCCAGTGTTTACCCCAGCTATTTCTAACTATCCAATATGATTTAacttcattattttcattaatatacTTTCCATATCcaattatatttactatCATATCTGGAGTACCAGATCCACATAATTTATGTACTTTATTTCCATTAAAATCATAACCCATAAAATCATTAAATTTAGCATAAGCTATAA
This genomic interval carries:
- a CDS encoding serine repeat antigen 3, whose amino-acid sequence is MARLSSIVFIICLLLCNNAISDEVIESPSSGGTLSGGGSGTDTVTGTQDGKGKSEGKGNEGGQTDQKGKENPENGQNSDSTGDSSLGSTGSNGSQPAPTTPKEPEPTTPKEPESATPKASEPVTPQKTAETASGKQVSPTPSENPPSKDTPKPESSSEKKVNSALATPPAPEVSKAQEGAGLATQKEQTPSKRAKRSPPPQVNNITDMESYLMKNYDGVKVIGLCGVYFRVQFSPHLLLYGLTTFSIIQIEPFFEGVRIDFEHQHPIRNKCAPGKAFAFISYVKDNILILKWKVFAPPSDLFANDEVSKQILSAVSVTSDAESSVVDVRKYRLPQLDRPFTSIQVYKANPKQGLLETKNYILKNAIPEKCSKISMNCFLNGNVNIENCFKCTLLVQNAKPTDECFQYLPSDMKNNLNEIKVTAQSDEDSKENDLIESIEILLNSFYKADKKAKKLSLITMDDFDDVLRAELFNYCKLLKELDTKKTLENAELGNEIDIFNNLLRLLKTNEEESKHNLYKKLRNTAICLKDVNKWAEKKRGLILPEEVTQDQMAIGQNEEPYDEDPDDRVDLLELFDDNQNENIVDKDGIIDMSIAIKYAKLKSPYFNSSKYCNYEYCDRWQDKTSCISNIDVEEQGNCSLCWLFASKLHLETIRCMRGYGHNRSSALYVANCSKRTAEEICNDGSNPLEFLKILEKNKFLPLESNYPYLWKNVSGKCPNPQNDWTNLWGNTKLLYNNMFGQFIKHRGYIVYSSRFFAKNMNVFIDIIKREIRNKGSVIAYIKTQGVIDYDFNGRYISNICGHNHPDHAVNIIGYGNYISESGEKRSYWLIRNSWGYYWGHEGNFKVDVLGPDNCVHNVIHTAIVFKIDMEPDSDSNNNNAIKNRDQLIDEDNKSYFPQLSSNFYHSLYYNNYEGYEAKNDDENDQNYGNLDVSGQSENHQNDPKNPQPQANSTVTQLGVCPAENQRTADSNPNAQSTPSPNTTVTDTVNSNTANSNTANSNTASANAASIEKKIQILHVLKHIEKYKMTRGFVKYDNLNDTKNDYTCARSYSYDPKNHNECKQFCEENWERCKNHYSPGYCLTTLSGKNKCLFCYV